Proteins encoded within one genomic window of Camarhynchus parvulus chromosome 14, STF_HiC, whole genome shotgun sequence:
- the WIPI2 gene encoding WD repeat domain phosphoinositide-interacting protein 2 isoform X1, translating into MNLAGQSGDAGSGHLLFANFNQDNTSLAVGSKSGYKFFSLSSVDKLEQIYECTDTEDVCIVERLFSSSLVAIVSLKAPRKLKVCHFKKGTEICNYSYSNTILAVKLNRQRLIVCLEESLYIHNIRDMKVLHTIRETPPNPAGLCALSINNDNCYLAYPGSATIGEVQVFDTINLRAANMIPAHDSPLAALAFDASGTKLATASEKGTVIRVFSIPEGQKLFEFRRGVKRCVSICSLAFSMDGMFLSASSNTETVHIFKLETVKEKPQEEPTTWTGYFGKVLMASTSYLPSQVTEMFNQGRAFATVRLPFCGHKNICALATIQKIPRLLVGAADGYLYMYNLDPQEGGECTLMKQHKLDGSMEPANEILESASHDRPLVAQTYSAAVTKGTYVPSSPSRHAYTDDLGAVGGACLEDETNSLRLDEDSEHPPMILRTD; encoded by the exons ATCCCTTGCAGTTGGCAGTAAATCAGGCTACaaattcttctctctctcttctgtgGACAAATTAGAGCAGATCTATGAATGCA CTGACACAGAAGATGTGTGCATTGTGGAGAGGCTCTTCTCCAGTAGTCTGGTGGCCATAGTTAGCCTTAAAGCTCCACGCAAGCTGAAAGTTTGTCACTTTAAGAAGGGGACAGAGATTTGCAACTACAGTTACTCCAACACCATCTTGGCTGTCAAACTCAATAGACAG AGGCTGATAGTATGTCTGGAAGAGTCTCTTTATATCCACAACATACGAGACATGAAGGTATTACATACAATCAGGGAGACCCCTCCCAATCCTGCAG GGTTGTGTGCTTTATCAATAAACAATGATAATTGCTACCTGGCCTATCCAGGAAGTGCAACTATTGGAGAAGTACAAGTCTTTGACACCATCAATCTG agagctgccaATATGATCCCAGCTCATGATAGTCCCTTGGCTGCTTTGGCATTTGATGCAAGTGGTACTAAACTTGCCACAGCCTCAGAAAAG gGGACGGTAATAAGAGTGTTTTCCATTCCAGAGGGACAGAAACTCTTTGAATTCCGAAGGGGAGTGAAGAG gTGTGTGAGCATCTGTTCATTGGCTTTCAGCATGGATGGCATGTTTCTGTCTGCATCCAGTAACACGGAGACGGTGCATATCTTCAAACTTGAGACTGTGAAAGAAAA ACCTCAGGAAGAGCCTACAACCTGGACAGGTTATTTTGGAAAAGTGCTGATGGCCTCAACGAGCTACCTGCCCTCTCAAGTAACAGAGATGTTCAACCAGGGTAGAGCCTTTGCTACAGTCCGTCTGCCCTTCTGCGGGCACAAAAACATCTGTGCACTTGCCAC AATCCAGAAGATCCCTCGTTtgctggtgggagctgctgatggGTATCTCTACATGTACAACTTAGACCCCCAGGAAGGAGGCGAGTGCACACTAATGAAGCAGCACAA GCTCGATGGCAGCATGGAGCCCGCCAACGAAATTCTGGAGTCTGCATCGCACGACCGGCCGTTGGTAGCGCAGACGTACAGTGCCGCTGTGACTAAAGGTACATATGTGCCTTCCTCACCCAGCAGGCATG CCTATACGGATGacctgggtgctgtgggtggAGCTTGCCTGGAAGATGAAACCAACTCACTTAGATTGGATGAAGACAGTGAGCATCCCCCCATGATCCTTCGGACAGACTAA
- the WIPI2 gene encoding WD repeat domain phosphoinositide-interacting protein 2 isoform X2, whose amino-acid sequence MNLAGQSGDAGSGHLLFANFNQDNTSLAVGSKSGYKFFSLSSVDKLEQIYECTDTEDVCIVERLFSSSLVAIVSLKAPRKLKVCHFKKGTEICNYSYSNTILAVKLNRQRLIVCLEESLYIHNIRDMKVLHTIRETPPNPAGLCALSINNDNCYLAYPGSATIGEVQVFDTINLRAANMIPAHDSPLAALAFDASGTKLATASEKGTVIRVFSIPEGQKLFEFRRGVKRCVSICSLAFSMDGMFLSASSNTETVHIFKLETVKEKPQEEPTTWTGYFGKVLMASTSYLPSQVTEMFNQGRAFATVRLPFCGHKNICALATIQKIPRLLVGAADGYLYMYNLDPQEGGECTLMKQHKLDGSMEPANEILESASHDRPLVAQTYSAAVTKAYTDDLGAVGGACLEDETNSLRLDEDSEHPPMILRTD is encoded by the exons ATCCCTTGCAGTTGGCAGTAAATCAGGCTACaaattcttctctctctcttctgtgGACAAATTAGAGCAGATCTATGAATGCA CTGACACAGAAGATGTGTGCATTGTGGAGAGGCTCTTCTCCAGTAGTCTGGTGGCCATAGTTAGCCTTAAAGCTCCACGCAAGCTGAAAGTTTGTCACTTTAAGAAGGGGACAGAGATTTGCAACTACAGTTACTCCAACACCATCTTGGCTGTCAAACTCAATAGACAG AGGCTGATAGTATGTCTGGAAGAGTCTCTTTATATCCACAACATACGAGACATGAAGGTATTACATACAATCAGGGAGACCCCTCCCAATCCTGCAG GGTTGTGTGCTTTATCAATAAACAATGATAATTGCTACCTGGCCTATCCAGGAAGTGCAACTATTGGAGAAGTACAAGTCTTTGACACCATCAATCTG agagctgccaATATGATCCCAGCTCATGATAGTCCCTTGGCTGCTTTGGCATTTGATGCAAGTGGTACTAAACTTGCCACAGCCTCAGAAAAG gGGACGGTAATAAGAGTGTTTTCCATTCCAGAGGGACAGAAACTCTTTGAATTCCGAAGGGGAGTGAAGAG gTGTGTGAGCATCTGTTCATTGGCTTTCAGCATGGATGGCATGTTTCTGTCTGCATCCAGTAACACGGAGACGGTGCATATCTTCAAACTTGAGACTGTGAAAGAAAA ACCTCAGGAAGAGCCTACAACCTGGACAGGTTATTTTGGAAAAGTGCTGATGGCCTCAACGAGCTACCTGCCCTCTCAAGTAACAGAGATGTTCAACCAGGGTAGAGCCTTTGCTACAGTCCGTCTGCCCTTCTGCGGGCACAAAAACATCTGTGCACTTGCCAC AATCCAGAAGATCCCTCGTTtgctggtgggagctgctgatggGTATCTCTACATGTACAACTTAGACCCCCAGGAAGGAGGCGAGTGCACACTAATGAAGCAGCACAA GCTCGATGGCAGCATGGAGCCCGCCAACGAAATTCTGGAGTCTGCATCGCACGACCGGCCGTTGGTAGCGCAGACGTACAGTGCCGCTGTGACTAAAG CCTATACGGATGacctgggtgctgtgggtggAGCTTGCCTGGAAGATGAAACCAACTCACTTAGATTGGATGAAGACAGTGAGCATCCCCCCATGATCCTTCGGACAGACTAA